The region CGAGCCCAAACTCCGTCTCTACCCCCATGATTCGGCGCGCATACAGCGCAGGGTGTTCGGAACTCATTGGCCACCTTTTTGAACGAATGAGCGCACAAACTCCTCAGCGTTCGTGTCAAGCAAGGCATCAATCTCATCGAGTAAATCGTCAGTGCCTGTCACCTCGACCTGGGCTTGGGCGTTGCTGCCTTCTTCATTCTGCGGTTCCGGGGTGTCTCCTCCACCGAACATTTGTTGCTGCTTAGACATGCTTATACCCTAGCGCGTTTAGCAGCTCCGATGCCGTTGTAGCGCGGTTGATGATTTGGGCAGTTTGCTCATCCGTCCAGCCATTGACATCGTCGAGCGGCACGCGGACCATTCGATCCTCAATCCTGAAAACGATGGACTGCCAACTCGATGCCGCGATCTCTTCCCCAAACTTTTCGGTTACCTTGCCACGGAAGTACGCGCGGGAGTTTCTCGGCGGGTTCTTTGCTGCGTGAGCAATCTCCTCATCGCCTACTAGCGTCCGTATCGATCCTTTTCGGACGAGTGCGTGATACAGCGATTTCGCAGGATCTATGTCAGCGTACTGGATGTCGATCATTTTCAACTTTGGGTCGTCCGCGGCTACTCCTCGGTCCATGAACGAGCGCACAAGCGCCCACTTGGCCGTCCAATCAAGGCGATCCGCGGTGCGCAGTGGGTCGACTGCGAGATCATCGAGCACTTCAGCCCAAAGAGCGAGCACTCGCTTATCGACGTCCCCTTCGTTTGGCAGCCCCTGCACCCGATCTCGGATTTCCCGGAGCACCTCGATTGCTGTGCAGCGCCTACCGTTGGCAAGAAGTAGTTTGTGTGTGCACGTTGGGTCGTGGGAGATGCGTTGCAGCTCAGCAACCGGGTCCTGGATGGTGAGGTCCGAGAAGTCCACTCCAACTTCGATTGCGTCGAGCACGAGTTTGGCCATGCCCATCTTCAAGAAGTTGGAGTACTGGCTCATGTTGGCGTCACCGATGATGACGTGGAGGCGTCGAAACTGTGTAGCGTCAGCGTGTGGTTCGTCGCGCGTGTTGATGATGCCTCGGTTCAGTGTCGTTTCGAGTGAGATTTCCTGCTCGAAGTAGTCTGCGCGCTGTGAAATCTGGAAACCGGCATGTTCACTTTCGCGCCCGATGCCGACTCGTCCGGCGCCAACGATGACCTGCCGAGTGACGAAGAACGGAATGAGCCCCTCTACCACCGCTGCGAAGTCAGTGTGGCGTGAGTACTGGTAGTTTTCGTGACTACCGTACGACTGGCCCTTGCCATCGACGTTGTTCTTGTAGAACTTAATGGGTGGGCATGGTGCAGCGCCGTCAAGCACCGAAATACCTTCGTCCCAGAGATCGCGGATGTCGTCCATGGACTGCCGCAGGTAGAGATCACCAGCGGCGTCGTACAGCATGGCATCCCAGGCGTTATCAACTTCCGGGGAGGAGTATTCAGGATGGCCGTGGTCGACGTAATACCGAGCACCGTTAGTAGTCACCACATTAGCCACGCCAATCGCGTTTGGGTCGACAACAGGAACCGTCCGATAGCGTTGGAGGTCGTATCCGCGAGCATCCTTCAGCGGGTGTTCCTCCGCGTAGTCCCATCGGCTTCGAGCACTCGTATGCATCGCAGCGTATGCCACGACAGCATGCGTCGAGGTTATGAGCGGGCTGAGCGTCGGGTCGCTCGGAGTCGTGATGCCATACTCAGTTTCTGTTCCCATGAAACGTCCCATGGCTCACGACTGTACCGCGACGCTACCTCCCGTGCTGGCATTTACCAGCCGCGCTCAGCCAAGCGATGCGGCGCAGGCAGATCGCTTACGTTAATGCCAACCATTGCCTCGCCAAGGCCGCGTGAAGCTGCTGTGACTTCGGCGATGTCTTGCCAGTTGCGGGTTGCACGAACGACAGCTTCCGCGCGCTTCTCTGGATGCTCGGACTTAAAGATACCCGAGCCAACGAAGACGCCGTCAGCGCCAAGCTGCATCATCAGAGCTGCGTCAGCTGGTGTTGCAACGCCACCAGCGGTGAACAGGGCAACGGGAAGCTCGCCGTGTTCAGCAACGTACTTCACCAGATCATATGGGGCTTGCAGCTCTTTCGCCGCGACGTAGAGCTCATCTGGGTTAGACGCTACCGTAGCCTGCAGCTGTGCGATTTGGGCTTTGATAGTGCGGATATGTTTCGTGGCCTCGGAGACATCACCAGTACCAGCCTCGCCTTTGGAACGAATCATGGACGCGCCTTCATTGATGCGGCGAAGTGCTTCACCCAAGTTTGTCGCACCGCACACGAAGGGGGTGTCGAATGCGTTCTTATCGATGTGGTTGACATAGTCAGCTGGGCTGAGCACCTCGGACTCATCGATGTAATCGATTTTGAGATGCTCCAAGATCGCGGCCTCGACCGTGTGTCCGATGCGCGCCTTTGCCATGACTGGAATTTCCACCGCGTCGAGGATCTCTTCGATGAGGTCGGGGTCGGACATACGCGCCACCCCTCCCTGGGCACGGATGTCTGCCGGGACTCGCTCAAGTGCCATGACGGCAACGGCGCCGGCATTCTCCGCAATCTTCGCCTGCTCTGCGGTCACGACGTCCATGATGACGCCGCCGCGCAAGCTATTGGTCAACTCTGCATGTTTCGAAAAATCAGTCATGGGTTCCATCATGCGGTACGATCTGGACGATTACGAGGTCCAGTTTTACAGCAATATTTTGTACCAGTTGGTGAGTATGTTCTTTCCAGTCTCGCGTAACGCATCACTTTCACTTCCTGCCCAAATCGCAGCGCAAATCCGAACCGCAGTTGCCGAAGGCACACTGCGACCCGGAGACACCATCGCATCTACCCGCGAGCTTGCTGCCCAACTCGGCGTATCGCGTGGGACCGTGGTCAGCGCGTTCGATCAGCTCATCAGCGAAGGCTATCTGGATACCACGCAGGGAGCACCAACAAGGATTCATCCTGAGCTCCGAGTACCGAAGCAGTCGATACAACGGAGGCAAAGAGCATCCAACGAGGCGTCAACACCTGCAGTACTTTCGCTGGTCCCAACATCAGGTATCGACGGCATGATCCGCCCGGCAGCCTGGCACCGTGCATGGCGCGAAGCCTCATATTGCGTGCCGAAACAGGCCGACCCACAAGGCGAGCCGAAACTACGGACTGCAATCGCCGAGCACCTGCGAGTAGCTCGTGGGCTTCACGTTGCTCCGGAGGAGGTCATCGTCACCGGTGGGACCCGCGAAGGACTACTGCTCACGCTGATGTCTATTGGCAACAGCGTCCGGGTTGGTGTTGAAACTTCGGAGTCTAGCGGGCTTCGTTCCGTGATCGCTCTCGCAGGCCATGCGACGGTGCCCTGCCAATGTGACGACGAAGGCGTGTTGGTCTCGCAGCTTCCATGCGACATCGACGCACTGCTCATCACGCCAGCACACGTGCCGCCGTTTGGCGGTGTCATGACAGTACGCCGACGCGTTGAGTTACTCGAATGGGCATCGGCAACGGGTACGTTGCTCATCGAGGATGACTTCAACACAGAACTGCGCTACCGAACCGCTCCCCAACCGACACTGAGTGCTCTACCGAACTCAGGCAATGTGCTCACGCTCGGTACTTTCACAACGCTGCTGCACAAGCAGCTTTCCGCCGGCTACATCGTCACCACACCGGATACGTTTTCCTCGGTGCAAGAGACCCGGGAAGTGCTAGGAATGCCGGTGTCGACAGTTACCCAACACGCGATCGCGCACCTACTGACTGATGGCACCGTCCGGAAAAGCACCAAGGCGTTTCACACTAGGCTTGCGAAGCGGCGTCGACAAGTAACCCCACTCCTCGAGCGTATTGCCGAAGTCAGTGGTGCGAGCAACGCTGCTATGAGCAACACGAGTAGCGCTGACATTATCGTTGAGTTTTCTCATCAACGCGATCTGCAGCGCTTCAGGGAGCAGCTGAAACGCGCTGGCTGCGTTTGCGCGACCGGTGATTCAACTGGCGCTGGCGAAGACTGTTTTGCACTACTCAGTTTCTCAACGCTGAGCGACCAAGACTTTGATGCCGCAACGCGCTCCCTCGCTGAGTTTCTAGGATGCTGACCTAGCGACGACCTCCACAGCGACCACTTGCTTGCCATGTCGACCGGCTAGGCGCGACCAAGTATCTGGGTCGGCAGTATTTGGCAGGTCCTCATTTTCCTGCTGCTCCGCGCGAACCGCCGCACGCAGGTGCTCCGCAGTAACGCCGGTATCTGACTCGCCGGAAATAGCGGCCTTGATAGCAAGCTTTTTGGCGCGGCTGACAATGTTCGCGATCATCGCACCAGACACAAAGTCAGAGTAATGCAACGTCTCCTCAGAGCCATCAATCAACCGGAGACGGACGAAAGGCCGCGGCGCAAACAACTCCTCGACGGCAATCTCAGAAAGCTCCTCGATAGGAGCTGCGTGAGGGACTTCAGGGCGTAAGTACCGGCCGAAGATATCGAGGGCCTCAGCTTTAGTCGGGCGTGAAATCCGCACCTTGATATCGAGGCGTCCAGGTCGGAGAATCGCAGGGTCAATGAGCTCTTCCCTATTCGTCGCGCCGATGACGATGACGTTCGAAATATCTTCTACGCCGTCAATCTCTGTGAGCAGCTGCGGCACAACTGTCGTTTCCATATCGGAGGACACCCCCGAACCGCGGGTACGGAAGATCGACTCCATCTCATCGAAGAAAATGATCACGGGGCGACCTTCCGAGGCGAGCTCCCTCGCACGCTCGAAAATCAGCCGGATTCTACGCTCGGTCTCTCCCACGAACTTATTCAGCAGCTCGGGGCCCTTCACGTTGATGAAGTGCGCCGACGCACTATGACCAAGCCGGTGCGCCAACGAATTCGCGACCGCTTTCGCAATCAGCGTCTTACCGCACCCGGGCGGGCCGTACAGTAGCAGGCCCTTCGGGGGCTTCAAGTCATACTGCTGGTAAAGGTGAGGGTGCGCGAACGGCAGCTCAACCGCATCGTGGATGAGCTCAATCTGTTCTTGGAGCCCGCCGATGTCCTCATACGTCACGTCGGGTACTTCTTCGAGTGAAAGCTGGTTCACCTCGGTCTTTGCAATGCGCTCAAACGCGAACTGTGCGCGCACATCAGTAAGCAACGTGTCACCGGCACGGCTTTCACGCTGTAGCTCGTCTGTAAGCCGTACGACGTGCTCCGTTCCCTGGATGTCTTGCACAATAGCGCGACCGGCGTCCAGCTTTTCAACGAGCGTAGCTAGCTGGCCCACAGCAGGATATTGGCAGACCTCGAGTACCACGCTGCCATCGCCAAGCCTCACCAGCGACCCCGGCTTCACTCGGTCGATCGCGATCGTTGGCGCGACCTTGACACGCATATGCCGACCGCTTGTAAAGACTTCAGCGTCTGTCCCATTGCCAGTGGACGCAAGGAACAGGCCGTACGTCGAAGCTGGGTCGCCGAGGGACTCGACCTGTTCGTAGAGCTCTTGCAGCTTGTCCCGACTGGTTTTGAGCATGTCCGCAAGCTGTGCATTGCGCGCGCGGAGCTGCTGGTTGTCGCGTGTGAGTACCTGGACTTCGGGCAAGCGTTCAGTCATACAAGGAATCTTAGCGACGCGCGCGCCGTTGCGGACGAGGTGGTGTCACTCCGTCCGCGAGTCGGCGCGTCCACACGAGAAATGCAGTGTGCGCGTTCATGCGGTGTTCTGGTCGAGTTGCCAGACCTTCGACCTTCCATTCACGCAGCAGGGTTTCCCATGCGCGAGGTTCCGTAAAGCACTTTGCCTCGCGGATGCCCTCCATAATGTTCATCAGCTGCGGGACTGTTGCCACGTACGTCATGAAAACGCCACCGGGGATCAACACATTCTTAACGGTGTCGATGAAGTGCCACGGCTCAACCATGTCCAAGATCACGCGGTCAACTGGTCCGCCAAGGTCCTCTTGAGTGACCTCACCGAAATCTCCCAGACGCGGTGTCCACCAATCAGGGCGACCATTGAAGTAGTCCTCTACGTTGTCTTTCGCGAACTTCAGATGATCATCGCGAATCTCGTAGGAAAACACATGGCCATCGGGCCCGACAGCACGCAAGAGCGACATCGTGAGAGCACCGGAACCTGCGCCGGCCTCCAACACGCGCGCACCCATAAAAATGTCACCCTCGACGAGAATCTGAGCGGCATCCTTTGGATAAATGACCGCGGCGCCGCGCGGCATGGATAACACGTGATCAACGAGAAGGTGCCTGAAACAGAGATAGTCCGCACCCAAGGTGGACTTCACCACCGAGCCTTCGTGCGCGCCGATGATGTCGTCGTGGCTGACAATCCCCTTATGTGAGTGAAACTGCCCTCCTTCAACGAGTTGGATGGTGAAGTGGCGACGCTTTGCGTCCGTGAGTTGGACTTTATCGCCAACGCGAAATGGACCTGAATACATGTTGTTCAGTATGCCTTACACTCGCGCATCCGTGTAAAAGGCGTGGAGCGCCTGTACAAACCACTTCATATCCTCTACCCCACACATTTCACGGGCGGAGTGCATCGAGAGCAACGGAACACCAACATCCACGGTAGGGATGCCAAGGCGCGTCGCGGCGATAGGTCCGATCGTCGAACCGCAAGGGACGTCGTTGTTTCCGACGAACACCTGGTTCGGCACACACGCCGCCTCGCAAGCGCGAAGCCACGTTGCCTCAGTTTCCGCGTCGGAGGCGTAGCGCTGATTTGCGTTCACCTTCAGGACAGGCCCGGCGTTCAGCAAAGGGCGATGCGAAGGATCGTGCTTTGTTGCATAGTTCGGGTGCACCGCGTGAGCAGCGTCGGCTGAGATCATCGAAGACCTAGCGCAGAGGCTCAGGAAGTCATTGACCCCCAGCCCGGACGCGATTCGTCGTAGGAATCGCTCGAGTAGTGGGCCTGCTGCGCCCGTCGGTGAGTTTGAACCGACCTCTTCGTGGTTGAACGCGACGAGAACCAATACATCGGAATGTGTTGCCTCACGTTGGGCTTCAATCAGCGCTTCTAGGCTCGCCCACACACTGGTAAGGTTGTCAAGCCGACCAGCCATCAGCATGTTACCAATCACTGCACCAGGCTGCGTATCTACCGTAATCAGCTCGTGCGCAGCAATTGACTCGCCACCCAACCCAATTTGCTCACCGATGACTTCCAAGAGCGGACGATCCACGCCGAGCACCGGCTGCGTGTGTTGTTGGCGCTCAACCGGAGGCGTATCCGCTCGGTACAAGTGAATTGCGAGGTTCGGGACCCGAGCAATCGGACCAGAATTTACCAAGTGGGTCTTCCCACTCGAGTCAACCACACGCCCCGCAAAGGCAAGGTCACGGTCGAACCAACTCTGCAAAATCGGCCCGCCGTAGACCTCAACTGCCACCTGATGTATCCCCTCTCCCTCAACGTCAGGCCTCGGCTTCACCATAAGCCCCGGGGAATCCGTATGTGACCCAACAATCCGAAATCGGCTGGTCTCGGAGTCAAACTCTTCGGGTATCCACCACGCTACGACTGCCCCTCCTTCGACGGCCACATGGCCACCCGGAGTTGTGGGAGATGCAGTGGAGCTGGCGTCGTCAAGAAATCCTTTGCCTACGAGCAACGAGCGAACTTGGTTAGCTGCGTGGAACGCGCTCGGGCTCGCACTAAGAAATCGAAGAAACGAATCAATCGATGTAGTCATACGTGCGAGTCTAGCTCGAGAGAAACCACTAGGATAGGACGAATATGAAAGCGAAACCGTTAGCCCTGTCCCCCTCGCGCGCGTCCGACTACCAGCAATGCCCACTGCTCTACAGGCTGCGAGCGATCGACAAAATCGAAGAACCCAAAACTGAGCCCCAGGTCAAAGGCACCCTCGTGCATGCCGTCCTCGAGGAACTGTTTGGGATGGAACGCGAACAACGCACCTACCCTGCGGCGGTCAAACTCATCGTCCCCGCATGGCAGAAGATGTGCGAACAGGACCCCAGCGTTGCAGACCCCATCGAGGACGAACAACTGCTTTTTATCGACGCCCGCACGCTCCTACGCGGATATTTCCAGATGGAAAACCCACTTGGCTTTGACTCACACAAGCAAGAAATGTACGTCAATACTGTGCTGCCTAACGGTGTGCCCGTGCGAGGCTTCATCGACCGCGTTGACGTCGCGCCAACTGGTGAAATCAGGGTCGTTGACTACAAGACCGGCAAGAAACCACAGCCAAGGTTCTCACACGACGCGAAGTTCCAGATGCGGTTCTACGCACTGGTGTACTGGCGGCTTTTCAACGAAATACCTGATCAACTGCGGCTCATGTATCTCAAGGTGGCAGACTCACTCTTCCTTACCCCTTCAAGTGAAGAACTCGAGTACTTCGAGCGCGACCTCGGTGAACTTTGGGCCAAAATTACCCGTGACGGTGAAACCGGACAGTTCCGACCAAAACGTTCCAGGCTCTGTGATTGGTGTGCGTTTCAGGCGTACTGCCCGGAGTTCGGCGGGACGCCACCGCAGTACCCTGGGTGGCCGGGGTCCGCGGCGGATGTGGAGTAAACACCGCGACGGACCACTGCAGGCTAAAACTAGAATAGCCCCTTGATGTTGCCACTCGAGTCAACATCAATGTTGTTGGCTGCTGGATTTTTCGGCAGGCCAGGCATCGTCATTACAGCACCAGTGAGTGCTAGTACGAATCCGGCACCCGTACGCGGAATGAGCTGACGCACATGCAGTGTGTGCCCCTCAGGCGCTCCGAGGCGAGAGGGGTCGTCGCTAAACGAGTACTGCGTTTTTGAGATACATACCGGTAGGGCATCTGCACCACTCGCACGCAAGTTCTCGAGGTCTTTCCGCGCCGCATCCGAGTACTGAACATCTGCCGCGCGGTATACCTCGCGGGCAATCGTCTCGATTGACTGCTCGACACCTTCCTCCGGGTTGTACAGCGACGACGAAGCACCTTCGACCAGATTGTCGAGGACCGTCTTTGCCAGCTTCTCGGCGCCTTTACCGCCTTTCGCCCATACCTCGGCCTCTTCCAGTGCAACACCGAAATCCTTCGCCCACTTTGCCATCCAAGCGCGCTCACGATCCGTGTCAGAAGTGAACAGATTGAGTGCCACGACAGGGCGGACACCAAATTTACGAAGGTTTTCGACGTGCCGCTCAAGGTTCACAATGCCCTTCGCCAGCGCATCCAGGTTTTCAGACTTGAGATCGGAGCGGTCAACACCACCGTTGTACTTGATAGAACGGATAGTGGCGACCACTACCGCGCCAGCCACGTCGAGGTCACCGTAATGTGACTTGATATCGAAGAACTTTTCCGCGCCGAGATCAGCCCCGAATCCTGCTTCCGTAAAGACGTAGTCAGCACACTTCTGTGCTGTCTTCGTGGCAATCAAGGTGTTGCAACCATGGGCAATGTTTGCAAACGGACCGCCATGGATAAATGCAGGAGTGCCACCCATGGTCTGCACAAGGTTCGGCTTCAATGCGTCTTTTAGCAGCGCTGTCATAGCCCCGGCTGCATTAAGCTCACCCGCAGTCACCGGCTTGCGATCGTAGGTAAAACCGACAGTGATTTGTGCCAGGCGTTCGTGGAGGTCGTCAAGGTCGTTCGCAAGACCGAGGATTGCCATAATTTCCGAAGCCGCGGTAATCGTAAATCCAGTCTCCGTCGGTACTCCGTGGGCTGGTCCCCCCAGACCAGTTACTACGTTTCGCAGGGAACGATCGTTGACGTCCAAGCACCGCTGCCACGTAATACGCCGCGGGTCGATATTCAACTCGTTGCCCTGGTGAATGTGGTTGTCGATCATCGCAGCCAACGTATTGTTCGCACTGGTAATCGCGTGGAAGTCCCCAGTGAAGTGGAGGTTAATGTTCTCCATCGGAACCACCTGCGAGTAGCCACCACCTGCCGCGCCGCCCTTCAAACCCATCACAGGGCCGAGCGACGGTTCACGGAGTGCAACGATGGCGTCTTTGCCAAGATTCGTGAACGCATCGGTAAGGCCAATCAGGGTAGTCGACTTCCCCTCCCCCGCTGGGGTTGGAGAAACACCTGTGACAAGAATAATCTTGCCTTGTTTATCGTCCTTGACAAGCGAGGGGTCGACCTTGGCCATGTACTTGCCATATGGAATCAGCGCATCTTCGGAAATACCGGCCTTGAACGCAATAGTGGAGATCGGTTCAAGCGTATGCGCTTGAGCGATCTCCACATCAGTTAGAACTTCGGACTTGGGGCTGTCGTGATGTTGTGTAGACATGCCCCCAGTCTAGCTTTAAATCAGCACCGCCCCAATGAGGTAGCCGAGAATTACCGAGACTGCGATGCAGACGATACCCGGCAGAATGAATGGGTGGTCGAAGACGTACTTGCCGATTCGGGTCGAGCCCGTGTCGTCCATCTCCACTGCTGCAAGCAGGGTTGGGTACGTCGGCAGCACGAACAGTGCGGACACTGCTGGGAATGCTGCAACAGCGGTGAGCGGGCTGACGCCAATAGCGAGAGCAGCTGGGATAAGTGCCTTCGCGGTAGCGGCCTGCGAGTACAGCAGCGACGCTGCGAAGAACAGGACGACAGCAAGCAGCCACGGCTGTGCCGTCAAGACGTCGCCAGCGATGTTCTGAATGTCCTCAATGTAATGGTTGATGAAGGTGGTACCCAGCCAAGCAACACCGAGCACACAAACTGACGCGGACATACCGGAGCGGAACACCTGGGTGTTCAAGACCTCAGCTGCGCGGGACTTCGTAATCAGCAGGATCGCAGCGGCAGCCGAAAGCATGATCGCCATGATTGCCTCGTTACGAGGGACGGTTGGGTTCTCGATGAGACCGATCTGATCGGAGATGATCG is a window of Corynebacterium pseudogenitalium DNA encoding:
- a CDS encoding M18 family aminopeptidase translates to MTTSIDSFLRFLSASPSAFHAANQVRSLLVGKGFLDDASSTASPTTPGGHVAVEGGAVVAWWIPEEFDSETSRFRIVGSHTDSPGLMVKPRPDVEGEGIHQVAVEVYGGPILQSWFDRDLAFAGRVVDSSGKTHLVNSGPIARVPNLAIHLYRADTPPVERQQHTQPVLGVDRPLLEVIGEQIGLGGESIAAHELITVDTQPGAVIGNMLMAGRLDNLTSVWASLEALIEAQREATHSDVLVLVAFNHEEVGSNSPTGAAGPLLERFLRRIASGLGVNDFLSLCARSSMISADAAHAVHPNYATKHDPSHRPLLNAGPVLKVNANQRYASDAETEATWLRACEAACVPNQVFVGNNDVPCGSTIGPIAATRLGIPTVDVGVPLLSMHSAREMCGVEDMKWFVQALHAFYTDARV
- a CDS encoding formate--tetrahydrofolate ligase, whose protein sequence is MSTQHHDSPKSEVLTDVEIAQAHTLEPISTIAFKAGISEDALIPYGKYMAKVDPSLVKDDKQGKIILVTGVSPTPAGEGKSTTLIGLTDAFTNLGKDAIVALREPSLGPVMGLKGGAAGGGYSQVVPMENINLHFTGDFHAITSANNTLAAMIDNHIHQGNELNIDPRRITWQRCLDVNDRSLRNVVTGLGGPAHGVPTETGFTITAASEIMAILGLANDLDDLHERLAQITVGFTYDRKPVTAGELNAAGAMTALLKDALKPNLVQTMGGTPAFIHGGPFANIAHGCNTLIATKTAQKCADYVFTEAGFGADLGAEKFFDIKSHYGDLDVAGAVVVATIRSIKYNGGVDRSDLKSENLDALAKGIVNLERHVENLRKFGVRPVVALNLFTSDTDRERAWMAKWAKDFGVALEEAEVWAKGGKGAEKLAKTVLDNLVEGASSSLYNPEEGVEQSIETIAREVYRAADVQYSDAARKDLENLRASGADALPVCISKTQYSFSDDPSRLGAPEGHTLHVRQLIPRTGAGFVLALTGAVMTMPGLPKNPAANNIDVDSSGNIKGLF
- the dop gene encoding depupylase/deamidase Dop, with the translated sequence MGRFMGTETEYGITTPSDPTLSPLITSTHAVVAYAAMHTSARSRWDYAEEHPLKDARGYDLQRYRTVPVVDPNAIGVANVVTTNGARYYVDHGHPEYSSPEVDNAWDAMLYDAAGDLYLRQSMDDIRDLWDEGISVLDGAAPCPPIKFYKNNVDGKGQSYGSHENYQYSRHTDFAAVVEGLIPFFVTRQVIVGAGRVGIGRESEHAGFQISQRADYFEQEISLETTLNRGIINTRDEPHADATQFRRLHVIIGDANMSQYSNFLKMGMAKLVLDAIEVGVDFSDLTIQDPVAELQRISHDPTCTHKLLLANGRRCTAIEVLREIRDRVQGLPNEGDVDKRVLALWAEVLDDLAVDPLRTADRLDWTAKWALVRSFMDRGVAADDPKLKMIDIQYADIDPAKSLYHALVRKGSIRTLVGDEEIAHAAKNPPRNSRAYFRGKVTEKFGEEIAASSWQSIVFRIEDRMVRVPLDDVNGWTDEQTAQIINRATTASELLNALGYKHV
- a CDS encoding RecB family exonuclease, translated to MKAKPLALSPSRASDYQQCPLLYRLRAIDKIEEPKTEPQVKGTLVHAVLEELFGMEREQRTYPAAVKLIVPAWQKMCEQDPSVADPIEDEQLLFIDARTLLRGYFQMENPLGFDSHKQEMYVNTVLPNGVPVRGFIDRVDVAPTGEIRVVDYKTGKKPQPRFSHDAKFQMRFYALVYWRLFNEIPDQLRLMYLKVADSLFLTPSSEELEYFERDLGELWAKITRDGETGQFRPKRSRLCDWCAFQAYCPEFGGTPPQYPGWPGSAADVE
- a CDS encoding tRNA (adenine-N1)-methyltransferase encodes the protein MYSGPFRVGDKVQLTDAKRRHFTIQLVEGGQFHSHKGIVSHDDIIGAHEGSVVKSTLGADYLCFRHLLVDHVLSMPRGAAVIYPKDAAQILVEGDIFMGARVLEAGAGSGALTMSLLRAVGPDGHVFSYEIRDDHLKFAKDNVEDYFNGRPDWWTPRLGDFGEVTQEDLGGPVDRVILDMVEPWHFIDTVKNVLIPGGVFMTYVATVPQLMNIMEGIREAKCFTEPRAWETLLREWKVEGLATRPEHRMNAHTAFLVWTRRLADGVTPPRPQRRARR
- the pdxS gene encoding pyridoxal 5'-phosphate synthase lyase subunit PdxS; the protein is MTDFSKHAELTNSLRGGVIMDVVTAEQAKIAENAGAVAVMALERVPADIRAQGGVARMSDPDLIEEILDAVEIPVMAKARIGHTVEAAILEHLKIDYIDESEVLSPADYVNHIDKNAFDTPFVCGATNLGEALRRINEGASMIRSKGEAGTGDVSEATKHIRTIKAQIAQLQATVASNPDELYVAAKELQAPYDLVKYVAEHGELPVALFTAGGVATPADAALMMQLGADGVFVGSGIFKSEHPEKRAEAVVRATRNWQDIAEVTAASRGLGEAMVGINVSDLPAPHRLAERGW
- a CDS encoding PLP-dependent aminotransferase family protein, producing the protein MRYDLDDYEVQFYSNILYQLVSMFFPVSRNASLSLPAQIAAQIRTAVAEGTLRPGDTIASTRELAAQLGVSRGTVVSAFDQLISEGYLDTTQGAPTRIHPELRVPKQSIQRRQRASNEASTPAVLSLVPTSGIDGMIRPAAWHRAWREASYCVPKQADPQGEPKLRTAIAEHLRVARGLHVAPEEVIVTGGTREGLLLTLMSIGNSVRVGVETSESSGLRSVIALAGHATVPCQCDDEGVLVSQLPCDIDALLITPAHVPPFGGVMTVRRRVELLEWASATGTLLIEDDFNTELRYRTAPQPTLSALPNSGNVLTLGTFTTLLHKQLSAGYIVTTPDTFSSVQETREVLGMPVSTVTQHAIAHLLTDGTVRKSTKAFHTRLAKRRRQVTPLLERIAEVSGASNAAMSNTSSADIIVEFSHQRDLQRFREQLKRAGCVCATGDSTGAGEDCFALLSFSTLSDQDFDAATRSLAEFLGC
- the arc gene encoding proteasome ATPase, yielding MTERLPEVQVLTRDNQQLRARNAQLADMLKTSRDKLQELYEQVESLGDPASTYGLFLASTGNGTDAEVFTSGRHMRVKVAPTIAIDRVKPGSLVRLGDGSVVLEVCQYPAVGQLATLVEKLDAGRAIVQDIQGTEHVVRLTDELQRESRAGDTLLTDVRAQFAFERIAKTEVNQLSLEEVPDVTYEDIGGLQEQIELIHDAVELPFAHPHLYQQYDLKPPKGLLLYGPPGCGKTLIAKAVANSLAHRLGHSASAHFINVKGPELLNKFVGETERRIRLIFERARELASEGRPVIIFFDEMESIFRTRGSGVSSDMETTVVPQLLTEIDGVEDISNVIVIGATNREELIDPAILRPGRLDIKVRISRPTKAEALDIFGRYLRPEVPHAAPIEELSEIAVEELFAPRPFVRLRLIDGSEETLHYSDFVSGAMIANIVSRAKKLAIKAAISGESDTGVTAEHLRAAVRAEQQENEDLPNTADPDTWSRLAGRHGKQVVAVEVVARSAS
- a CDS encoding ubiquitin-like protein Pup gives rise to the protein MSKQQQMFGGGDTPEPQNEEGSNAQAQVEVTGTDDLLDEIDALLDTNAEEFVRSFVQKGGQ